In Gemmobacter sp., the sequence GGCTGCTACATCGGCTATGATCAGCCGCGATCCCTGGGCAGTGCGTCGGGCGGCGGCATGTGCGGCCCGGTGTTCACCGAATTCATGCGCGAGGCGGTGAAGAAATACGGCGGCACCAAGTTCAAGGTGCCCCCGGGGGGCTATTGGGTGAAGGTTGACCGTTTCAGCGGCACGCGCCTGCCCGATGGGGCCTCGGGGGAAAACGTGATCGCGGAATACTTCCGCGAAGGCCAGGAAGACCTGTATGGCTTTGGCGCGATGGTCGATGGCGGCTTTGCGATGGGGTCGAACCTGCCGCTGTTCGCCTATGGCGAAACCGACGGGTCCGAGGCGACGACCACCGTCACCACCGCCAGCGGCAAGACCAAGGCGATCCCGAAAAAGGCCGATTTCGGCACCGTATCCTCGGGCGGGCTGTACTAGACCCGCCCCTTTGCCCCCTTGTGGCCCTGTCTCGTCGCGCTGGACCCTTGTCCTTTTGGCGTGAACGGGTATCTAGGGGCCGGATCAGAACAGGCTGGAAATTCCCGTGCGCGCCGAGACCCTCAACAACGTTGCCGCCATCGAAAAGACGCTCAAGCTGCTTGCGCAGCGGATGGACTGGGAAACGGCGCCCCACCGGCTGGAGGAATTCGACGCCCTGATCGAGGCGCCGGATCTGTGGAACGACCCCGCCAAGGCGCAAAAGCTGATGCGTGAACGTCAGGGCCTGATCGACGCGGTTGCCACCTACAAGCGCATTGCCCAGAGCCTGAAGGACAATGTCGAACTGATCGAGCTGGGCGAGATGGAAGGCGACGATGAAATCGTGGCCGATGCCGAAGGCAGCCTGAAGGCCCTGGTCGCCGATGCCGCCGAAAAAGAGCTTGAGGCGCTGCTGGATGGCGAGGCGGATGGCAACGATACCTTCCTGGAAATCAACGCCGGCGCCGGCGGCACCGAAAGCCAGGACTGGGCGGAAATGCTGGCCCGCATGTATACCCGCTGGGCCGAGCGCAAGGGCTACAAGGTGGAACTGCAATCCGAAACGCCGGGCGAAGAGGCGGGCATCAAATCGGTGTCCTACCGGGTATCGGGCCTGAACGCCTATGGCTGGCTGAAATCCGAATCGGGCGTGCATCGTCTGGTGCGGATCAGCCCCTTTGGGTCGGGCGACAAGCGGCAGACCTCGTTCGCGTCGGTCTGGGTCTATCCGGTGGTCGATGACAATATCGAGATCGACATTCCGGCCAACGACATCCGCATCGACACCTATCGGTCGTCGGGGGCGGGCGGCCAGCACGTGAACACCACCGATTCGGCGGTGCGGATCACCCACTTGCCGACGAATATCGTCGTCACCAGTTCGATGAAATCGCAGCACCAGAACCGCGAGGCGGCGATGAACGCGCTGAAGGCGCGGCTGTATCAGCTGGAGCTGGACAAGCGCAACGCCGTGATCAACGCCCAGCACGAGGCCAAGGGCGATGCGGGCTGGGGCAACCAGATTCGGTCCTATGTGCTGCAACCTTACCAGATGGTAAAGGATCTGCGCACGAACTGGGAAACCTCGGACACGCAGGGCGTGCTGGATGGCGACCTGGACCAGTTCATGGCGGCGACGCTTGCGATGGACGTGGCCGGCAAGTCGCGGGCCGAAGCGCAGGGCAACGACTGACCCTGCGGACAGCGTGTCGGGCAATCCCGAGTTCGCAAAAATGGCTTTGCGCCGTGCCGCAGCGCCCTTAGCCTGACCGCAGTCAGGGGAGGGACGCCATGCAAGCAGCCGAAACCACCGCCGCACCGCCGGCCGAAATCCGCGCGCTGGTGCCGGCCGATCTGGCCGCCAGCCTGCGCGCCGGCTGGCACGACCTGACGCGCGCGCCGGCCTATGGGCTGTTCTTCAGCGCGGTCTATGTGGCGGGCGGCTGGCTGTTGTGGTGGGCGCTGACGACCGCCGGGCAGGTCTGGTGGACGATTCCCGTCACCCTGGGCTTTCCGCTGCTGGGTCCGTTCATCGCCGTGGGGTTCTACGAAATCAGCCGCCGGCTGGAGGCGGGGCAGCCGCTGGACTGGCCGGGCGTGCTGGGGGTGATCCTGCGGCAGAAAGACCGCCAGATCCCGCCGCTGGCCGCGGTGATCGTGGTGTTCTTCCTGTTCTGGAACTTCCTTGCCCACATGATCTTTGCGCTGTTCATGGGGTTGCAGGTGATGACCAACATCTCCACCAGCTATCAGGCCTTCCTGACGCCGAATGGCCTGGCGATGATTGCCATGGGCAGCGTGGTGGGGGCGGTGTTTTCGGCCCTGCTGTTTTCCATGACGGTGGTTGCCCTGCCGATGCTGCTGGACCGCGAGGTCGATTTCGTCACCGCCATGCTGACTTCGCTGGGCGTGGTGGCGCGCAATCCCGGGGTCATGCTGGGCTGGGGGCTGCTGATTGCGGTGCTGCTGTTCGTGGCGATGCTGCCGGCCTTTCTGGGCCTGTTCCTGGTGCTGCCGCTGCTGGGCCATGCCAGCTGGCACCTGTATCGTCGCGCGCTGGGGTAAAATGCAAAACGCCGCAGGGCAGGGCCTGCGGCGTTGAAAGTCTGGTCTGGCGCGCGGCTTAATGCGCGGCCAGGCCTGGCCGGCCTTCGGACAGCGGATCGTCCTGGCGCTGGACCGACCCTTCGAAATGGGCACCGGATTCGATGGCGATGGTCTTGTGGATGATGTCGCCTTCGACCCGCG encodes:
- the prfB gene encoding peptide chain release factor 2 codes for the protein MRAETLNNVAAIEKTLKLLAQRMDWETAPHRLEEFDALIEAPDLWNDPAKAQKLMRERQGLIDAVATYKRIAQSLKDNVELIELGEMEGDDEIVADAEGSLKALVADAAEKELEALLDGEADGNDTFLEINAGAGGTESQDWAEMLARMYTRWAERKGYKVELQSETPGEEAGIKSVSYRVSGLNAYGWLKSESGVHRLVRISPFGSGDKRQTSFASVWVYPVVDDNIEIDIPANDIRIDTYRSSGAGGQHVNTTDSAVRITHLPTNIVVTSSMKSQHQNREAAMNALKARLYQLELDKRNAVINAQHEAKGDAGWGNQIRSYVLQPYQMVKDLRTNWETSDTQGVLDGDLDQFMAATLAMDVAGKSRAEAQGND
- a CDS encoding DUF2189 domain-containing protein; its protein translation is MQAAETTAAPPAEIRALVPADLAASLRAGWHDLTRAPAYGLFFSAVYVAGGWLLWWALTTAGQVWWTIPVTLGFPLLGPFIAVGFYEISRRLEAGQPLDWPGVLGVILRQKDRQIPPLAAVIVVFFLFWNFLAHMIFALFMGLQVMTNISTSYQAFLTPNGLAMIAMGSVVGAVFSALLFSMTVVALPMLLDREVDFVTAMLTSLGVVARNPGVMLGWGLLIAVLLFVAMLPAFLGLFLVLPLLGHASWHLYRRALG